In Atribacterota bacterium, the genomic window TTTAGCTAAAAAAACCTGTGCCATCTGTGGGCGAACTTCGATTACGATTTCTTCTCTGCTTTCGGTTTGTCGGGACTGCATCGACGGGAATTTTGCCCAGGCCTGGCCATTCATTCAGGCTGCCCATCGTACCGTTTTGAAATCGTTCCATCAATCGGTTATTCCTTCGGGGGGTAAAACGGCCTGCACCCTCTGTGTACGCCGTTGCGGAAAAAAGGGGAGAAGTTTCTGTGGTCTGGTACAAGATGGAAAACGATGGGCAGGAACGGCACGGAAGGGACTGTGCACGTTTTACCATGACCCTCTTCCCACCAATTGTGTTGCTTCTTTCGTATGTTCTGAACGAGGGCATCGAGGATACGAGAATCTGGCCATTTTTTACGGGGGATGTAATTTGAATTGCCTCTTCTGTCAAAATTGGCATCACCGTAATCTCCGGGAAGAGCCGTATTTTTATAGCGTGGAGGAATTGGTGAAAACTGTTCATAACCGGGTAGCCTGTATTTGCTTTTTTGGTGGTGACCCCATTCCCCAGATTGGGCACGCCCTGGCCTTAGCGCGGAAAGTTCAGGGAAAAGTCCGGATATGTTGGGAAACAAACGGTGCCGCACATCCAGAAATCCTCAGAGAGATGTTTGTGGTATCCCGTGAGAGCGGAGGGATCCTCAAATTTGATCTCAAAGCAATGAGCGATACAGTTCACCGTGCTCTCACCGGGATATCGAATTCGCTTACCCTATCAAACTTCGCCTGGGCAGCCCAAGAAGCACTCCAATTTTCCCAGGTTACCGTGGTAGCGAGTACCCTCCTCGTTCCCGAGTACGTCAACGAGGAAGAGGTGGAACGCGTCGCCACTTTTATCGCTTCCTTGAACCCCGAAATTCCTTATATCCTCCTCGGATTTGCCCCCAATTTTTTTCTGGAAGACCTTCCTCCCACTTCGGTCCGACATGCCGAAGGCGCATTGCGACGTGCAAAAGAGTGTGGCCTGCGGCGCGTCTTTCTTGCCAACCGGTTTTTACTCTCCCGGGCGTATTGATTCCCTTTTTTTGATGGTTCCTCCCACACCGAAGACCGTACAGGTAAGGGGGATTAGTTTTCCTGTAGCCTGTAGGGCACCTTCCACCAGTGCGCGCAGTCCTGAGCAACAGGGTACTTCCATGAGCATCACTTCTACAGAATCGAAGGATTGGTTTTGGAGGATGGTCTGTAAGACCCGTGCGGTGTGTTCCCGGTCGTCAAATTTGGGACAGCCAATGAGCACTCTCCGGTGATTGAGGATTTCATGGAAGGAGGGTGCGGTAAAGGCCGTACAGTCGGAAGCAATGACCAAATCTTTCTGAGAAAAGCGGTGTAGAGGAGAGATGAGCCGAAGTTGTACTGGCCACTTCAGGTCTTTCGGGGGCTCGGGGTGCTGGTATAGGGTGACCTCTTTCTCTTTGATTCGAATTGCTCCCTTCGGGCAGGCCGGAATACAGCTTCCCAAACCGTCACAGAGGGCTTCCTTCAACACTTTGGCTTTCCCTTCATGGAGAGAAAGCACCCCTTCATGGCAAGCGAGCACACACTGACCACAACCGTTACATTTTGCCTCTTCAATTTCGATGATTTTGATTCGTGGCATTTTTGACTCCTTTTCTATTTAGGTATTATAATACCCAAATTCCTTTTGCTGGTCAAGAATAAGCCAAGTATAATTAAAAGGGGGTGGAATGGTTTTGATTGGTAAATGGGTTGTACACGGTATTCTGGCGATGGTGTTTGGTTGCGGGATTATTGTGGTGGGAAATCAAGTGGATGCCCGAAAAGTTTGGCGGGAGATGACTACGCCCCATTTCCGAGTGATTTTCCCAGAAACCTTGTAAGAGAGCGCCAAAAAGGTGGCACGGAGTGCTGAGGAACTTCTGCCACAGATTGAAGCATTTTTTCAGGTTCACCTTGATTTTCAACCAGCAATCGTGCTGACCGAATATTCCGACGTTCCAGAAGGGTATACCGATCCCCTGATGGGAGTGATTCACCTTTCAGTTGCCAAGCCTTATGAAATCCTGTCGAACGGGACCGGTTTTCAGGAATGGTTACATATGGTTCTTGCCCATGAAATCACGCACCTTGTTCACTTAGAGGCGGTTGGTAGAAATTTGGAATGGTTGTGGTCTCTTCTGGGGTATGTGGTTCTTCCCAATGTTATCCAGCCCTTGTGGGTGTGGGAAGGATATGCCTTGTACGGAGAGGGGATGCTCACGGTAAGAGGGGTACAGAATCCCTTCTATGCTATGGTTCTGCGCACCCAGGCACTCTCAGGAACGGTGTTGCCCCCTCATCTTCTACGGGGACACAGTTTTCCCAAAAACTGGCCTGGTCGGCTGAATGTCTCTATTTATGGGGTAAGTATGATTGAGTATATTGCGCAGACATTTGGGGAAGAGAAACTCGTGGAATTAAGTCGGCGACGGAGCGAAAGCGCAAGTCCTTTTGGGTTTGACCGCAAGATACATTGGGGATTTCGGTCAATGAATTATGGCGTCGATGGGAAATCATGGTACAAAATCAAGTGCACGAAGATTTGCAACGGTTTACGGTGCTTGGTCTTTCTCCAGTTACAGAATGTACCTCTGAAGGCTACGCTACAGGTGGAGTGGCCATTTATTTTGATGGGTTACATCTTGTTTATACCCTTTCCTATCCGGATTTCCGACCGGGCTTGTGGTTAAAGAATTTCGCAACAGGTCAAAAAAAACCGCTCGTGCGGGGGTCGATTATTGGAAGACCGGTTTTTCCTCCCGATGGAGAGAAGCTGGTTTACGTCAAAATCACCCTGGATCCCGGAGGAGATATGTACCCTCGATACAGAAAGTGGAATAATCTAGCCTGTTTTTGAATTTGGCCGGGATTTTCACCCTATAATGCTGGTTGTTTCAGAGGAGTCCGTCTTTGTCTCGGGTTAGAGGAATGGTGTCATTGTAGTCAATCGTTTCGATGGAAAAAACAAGGAGTTCACTCCGTTTTTTCGGGTCCCCACCTTACTCCCACTTTTTCGGTGTACGGACAGCATCTGTTCTTTTCCGCTGCTCAGGAGGGAA contains:
- a CDS encoding radical SAM protein encodes the protein METLAKKTCAICGRTSITISSLLSVCRDCIDGNFAQAWPFIQAAHRTVLKSFHQSVIPSGGKTACTLCVRRCGKKGRSFCGLVQDGKRWAGTARKGLCTFYHDPLPTNCVASFVCSERGHRGYENLAIFYGGCNLNCLFCQNWHHRNLREEPYFYSVEELVKTVHNRVACICFFGGDPIPQIGHALALARKVQGKVRICWETNGAAHPEILREMFVVSRESGGILKFDLKAMSDTVHRALTGISNSLTLSNFAWAAQEALQFSQVTVVASTLLVPEYVNEEEVERVATFIASLNPEIPYILLGFAPNFFLEDLPPTSVRHAEGALRRAKECGLRRVFLANRFLLSRAY
- a CDS encoding 4Fe-4S dicluster domain-containing protein — encoded protein: MPRIKIIEIEEAKCNGCGQCVLACHEGVLSLHEGKAKVLKEALCDGLGSCIPACPKGAIRIKEKEVTLYQHPEPPKDLKWPVQLRLISPLHRFSQKDLVIASDCTAFTAPSFHEILNHRRVLIGCPKFDDREHTARVLQTILQNQSFDSVEVMLMEVPCCSGLRALVEGALQATGKLIPLTCTVFGVGGTIKKRESIRPGE